In the genome of Rhodamnia argentea isolate NSW1041297 chromosome 3, ASM2092103v1, whole genome shotgun sequence, one region contains:
- the LOC115725904 gene encoding tRNA wybutosine-synthesizing protein 2/3/4 isoform X1, giving the protein MEFEKRKAAALASLGCSETDKSPKGSLDAPIVPLLTTINHHPSYFTTSSCSGRISILSQPPAAAAAKNKKARGGTWLYISHDPADPDSVLSSLFPAEPRPNQCDSSELVFRFEPLIVAVDCRDLSAAQLLVSTAIACGFRESGITSASKRVIVAIRCSIRMEVPLGDTREIVVSREYVKFLVGVANEKMEANRRRTEKFHQTLRTIWSSEGEVNGAGDEKTESVSRDAESLKECECETVTCVGSSEAGASLDGNARDGPAVHQDCSLSITPLKILGEPHEKLFLWGHSACTVDRRNREELLVFGGFGGMGRHARRNDCLLLDPSFCTLETIAVRSAPSPRMGHTASVVGDQMFVIGGRTDPLNILSDVWVFNTATNEWKLLNCNGHVFPPRHRHSAAVLGLKIFVYGGVNNESICSSCFILDTSNLCWEECAVGGDQPCARHSHSMVAYGSKVFMFGGYDGEKALGDLHSFDIQACAWQREKTLGKGPHARFSHSMFVYKHYIGIIGGCPVKQHLQELSLLDLQLQSWKLVTLNSVSRYLFVRTTVNIVGDDLVVIGGGASCYAFGTNFSEPMKINLIRLDSSSHSRLSDGDKHPCRQGEVTEEIHGLHQGQGLRLKHAQSLGENSDLKFEEAINMVGPQTNPMNWLLQVERNLAKLAKDLLKKFGWLDMGRKVYACEDGTHICFPVTEKFYALYEKQDHRADVFEELNVLCSSKQPLESDVLLNQNRWSAALNLLKQGGASTLVDRIGEVRKVARSPYVVMREAVAVLVKQRGLSEELLEQLPTRWERLGDIVVLPETSFKDPIWETIGEELWPIIAKVLNTRRLARQGYVARTSTRDSALKILFGDDGWVAHRENGILYSFDATKCMFSWGNLSEKLRMACLDCRGEVVVDLFAGIGYFVLPFLVRYDQLLFTFNLAVGIMKMKKMRFFIIRAQAKLVYACEWNPHAIEALRQNLQANSVDDRCVILEGDNRITAPKGVADRVCLGLLPSSEGSWVTAIRALRKEGGTLHVHGNVKDSEESTWAEYVSRLVHDIAKTEGHPWEIVIEHVERVKWYAPHIRHLVIDVRCRHIQS; this is encoded by the exons ATGGAGTTTGAGAAGAGGAAAGCGGCGGCGCTCGCGTCCCTCGGCTGCTCCGAGACCGACAAGTCGCCGAAGGGCTCGTTGGACGCTCCCATCGTCCCTCTCCTCACCACCATCAACCACCACCCTTCCTACTTCACGACCAGCTCCTGCAGCGGCCGCATCTCCATCCTCTCCCAAcctcccgccgccgccgccgccaagaATAAGAAGGCTCGCGGCGGGACCTGGCTCTACATCTCCCACGACCCCGCCGATCCCGACTCTGTGTTGTCTTCGCTTTTCCCGGCCGAGCCTCGGCCGAACCAGTGCGACTCGTCCGAGCTGGTGTTTCGGTTCGAGCCGCTCATCGTGGCGGTCGATTGCAGGGACTTGAGCGCGGCGCAGCTGCTGGTGTCCACTGCCATCGCCTGCGGGTTCCGGGAGTCGGGGATCACCAGCGCGAGCAAGAGGGTGATCGTCGCCATCCGGTGTTCGATTCGGATGGAAGTGCCGTTGGGAGATACGCGGGAGATTGTAGTGTCGCGTGAGTATGTGAAGTTCCTCGTCGGAGTGGCGAACGAGAAGATGGAGGCGAACAGGAGGAGGACCGAGAAGTTCCATCAAACGTTGCGGACGATTTGGAGTTCAGAGGGCGAAGTTAATGGTGCTGGTGATGAGAAGACTGAGAGTGTGTCAAGGGATGCTGAGAGTTTAAAAGAGTGTGAGTGTGAGACTGTTACTTGTGTTGGGAGTTCCGAAGCTGGTGCTTCTTTGGATGGAAATGCCAGAGATG GGCCTGCAGTGCATCAGGATTGCAGCTTGTCTATTACTCCCCTGAAAATTCTGGGTGAACCTCATGAGAAACTATTCCTGTGGGGTCACTCTGCCTGCACAGTGGATAGGAGAAACCGTGAAGAACTTCttgtttttggtggttttgGAGGAATGGGAAGGCATGCAAGAAGAAATGACTGTTTacttcttgatccatcattCTGCACGTTAGAGACTATTGCTGTCAGAAGTGCTCCATCTCCACGAATGGGCCATACAGCATCAGTGGTTGGAGATCAAATGTTTGTCATTGGTGGCCGGACTGATCCATTGAATATTCTAAGTGATGTATGGGTCTTCAACACAGCTACTAATGAATGGAAATTGTTAAACTGCAATGGTCATGTATTTCCTCCAAG GCATCGCCATTCAGCGGCTGTTTTAGGTTTGAAGATTTTTGTATATGGTGGAGTGAACAATGAATCAATCTGTTCATCCTGCTTTATCTTGGATACAAGCAATCTATGCTGGGAAGAATGTGCGGTAGGTGGGGATCAGCCATGTGCTCGTCATTCACACTCTATGGTGGCATACGGATCAAAGGTTTTCATGTTTGGAGGATATGATGGTGAAAAAGCATTGGGAGATTTACACAGCTTTGACATTCAGGCATGTGCTTGGCAAAGGGAGAAGACATTGGGCAAAGGACCACATGCGAGGTTCTCTCATTCAATGTTTGTCTACAAGCATTATATAGGCATCATTGGCGGTTGTCCTGTCAAACAGCATCTTCAAGAGTTGTCACTGCTTGATCTGCAGCTGCAAAGCTGGAAGCTTGTGACACTCAATTCGGTCAGCAGATATTTGTTTGTGCGTACTACAGTGAACATCGTCGGCGATGATCTTGTCGTGATTGGGGGTGGGGCATCTTGTTATGCATTTGGAACAAATTTTAGTGAGCCCATGAAAATTAACCTGATCCGCTTAGATAGCTCAAGTCACAGTAGGCTGTCTGATGGAGACAAGCACCCTTGCCGTCAAGGAGAGGTAACTGAGGAAATACATGGTCTGCATCAGGGTCAAGGTCTACGACTTAAGCATGCTCAAAGTTTAGGTGAGAATTCTGACTTAAAATTTGAAGAAGCAATTAATATGGTAGGACCTCAGACAAATCCCATGAATTGGCTTCTACAAGTTGAAAGAAACCTTGCAAAGCTAGCAAAGGACTTATTGAAGAAGTTTGGATGGTTGGATATGGGGAGGAAGGTATATGCCTGTGAGGATGGGACACATATTTGTTTCCCTGTGACTGAAAAATTTTATGCTCTGTATGAGAAACAGGATCATCGAGCAGATGTTTTTGAGGAGCTAAATGTGCTCTGTTCTTCAAAACAACCATTAGAATCAGATGTCTTGTTGAATCAGAATCGCTGGTCAGCTGCCTTGAATCTTTTAAAGCAAGGTGGTGCAAGTACGCTGGTTGATAGAATTGGAGAAGTCAGAAAAGTTGCTAGATCTCCATATGTTGTGATGAGGGAAGCAGTTGCTGTGCTAGTTAAGCAGAGAGGGTTATCGGAAGAACTTCTTGAGCAGCTTCCCACAAG ATGGGAACGGCTGGGAGATATTGTTGTTCTTCCAGAAACATCCTTCAAGGATccaatttgggagacaattggTGAGGAGCTTTGGCCCATTATTGCCAAAGTCCTCAATACTCGTCGCCTTGCTCGCCAG GGCTATGTTGCACGTACTTCTACAAGGGACAGTGCTCTGAAGATCCTCTTTGGTGATGATGGTTGGGTTGCCCACCGTGAAAATGGTATCTTGTATTCTTTTGATGCCACTAAGTGCATGTTCTCGTGGGGCAATCTTTCCGAGAAGCTTCGCATGGCTTGTCTAGATTGTCGAGGTGAAGTTGTTGTTGATTTGTTTGCTGGAATTGGATACTTTGTGTTGCCCTTCCTTGTTAGGTATGATCAACTCTTATTCACCTTCAATTTGGCAGTGGGtatcatgaaaatgaaaaaaatgaggttTTTCATTATA AGGGCTCAGGCTAAGCTAGTATATGCCTGTGAGTGGAACCCTCATGCCATTGAGGCGCTTCGTCAGAATTTGCAGGCCAATTCGGTTGATGATCGCTGTGTCATACTTGAAGGAGATAATCGGATCACAGCACCCAAG GGAGTTGCTGATCGAGTGTGTCTTGGTCTCCTTCCATCGAGTGAGGGCAGTTGGGTAACTGCTATAAGGGCATTAAG GAAGGAAGGCGGCACGCTACATGTGCATGGAAATGTAAAGGATTCAGAGGAGAGTACATGGGCGGAGTATGTTTCACGATTAGTGCATGACATTGCTAAAACCGAAG GACATCCTTGGGAAATTGTAATAGAACATGTGGAGAGAGTGAAGTGGTATGCACCGCACATTCGCCATCTTGTTATCGACGTTAGATGCAGACATATTCAGAGTTAG
- the LOC115725904 gene encoding tRNA wybutosine-synthesizing protein 2/3/4 isoform X4, with product MEFEKRKAAALASLGCSETDKSPKGSLDAPIVPLLTTINHHPSYFTTSSCSGRISILSQPPAAAAAKNKKARGGTWLYISHDPADPDSVLSSLFPAEPRPNQCDSSELVFRFEPLIVAVDCRDLSAAQLLVSTAIACGFRESGITSASKRVIVAIRCSIRMEVPLGDTREIVVSREYVKFLVGVANEKMEANRRRTEKFHQTLRTIWSSEGEVNGAGDEKTESVSRDAESLKECECETVTCVGSSEAGASLDGNARDGPAVHQDCSLSITPLKILGEPHEKLFLWGHSACTVDRRNREELLVFGGFGGMGRHARRNDCLLLDPSFCTLETIAVRSAPSPRMGHTASVVGDQMFVIGGRTDPLNILSDVWVFNTATNEWKLLNCNGHVFPPRHRHSAAVLGLKIFVYGGVNNESICSSCFILDTSNLCWEECAVGGDQPCARHSHSMVAYGSKVFMFGGYDGEKALGDLHSFDIQACAWQREKTLGKGPHARFSHSMFVYKHYIGIIGGCPVKQHLQELSLLDLQLQSWKLVTLNSVSRYLFVRTTVNIVGDDLVVIGGGASCYAFGTNFSEPMKINLIRLDSSSHSRLSDGDKHPCRQGEVTEEIHGLHQGQGLRLKHAQSLGENSDLKFEEAINMVGPQTNPMNWLLQVERNLAKLAKDLLKKFGWLDMGRKVYACEDGTHICFPVTEKFYALYEKQDHRADVFEELNVLCSSKQPLESDVLLNQNRWSAALNLLKQGGASTLVDRIGEVRKVARSPYVVMREAVAVLVKQRGLSEELLEQLPTRWERLGDIVVLPETSFKDPIWETIGEELWPIIAKVLNTRRLARQGYVARTSTRDSALKILFGDDGWVAHRENGILYSFDATKCMFSWGNLSEKLRMACLDCRGEVVVDLFAGIGYFVLPFLVSLA from the exons ATGGAGTTTGAGAAGAGGAAAGCGGCGGCGCTCGCGTCCCTCGGCTGCTCCGAGACCGACAAGTCGCCGAAGGGCTCGTTGGACGCTCCCATCGTCCCTCTCCTCACCACCATCAACCACCACCCTTCCTACTTCACGACCAGCTCCTGCAGCGGCCGCATCTCCATCCTCTCCCAAcctcccgccgccgccgccgccaagaATAAGAAGGCTCGCGGCGGGACCTGGCTCTACATCTCCCACGACCCCGCCGATCCCGACTCTGTGTTGTCTTCGCTTTTCCCGGCCGAGCCTCGGCCGAACCAGTGCGACTCGTCCGAGCTGGTGTTTCGGTTCGAGCCGCTCATCGTGGCGGTCGATTGCAGGGACTTGAGCGCGGCGCAGCTGCTGGTGTCCACTGCCATCGCCTGCGGGTTCCGGGAGTCGGGGATCACCAGCGCGAGCAAGAGGGTGATCGTCGCCATCCGGTGTTCGATTCGGATGGAAGTGCCGTTGGGAGATACGCGGGAGATTGTAGTGTCGCGTGAGTATGTGAAGTTCCTCGTCGGAGTGGCGAACGAGAAGATGGAGGCGAACAGGAGGAGGACCGAGAAGTTCCATCAAACGTTGCGGACGATTTGGAGTTCAGAGGGCGAAGTTAATGGTGCTGGTGATGAGAAGACTGAGAGTGTGTCAAGGGATGCTGAGAGTTTAAAAGAGTGTGAGTGTGAGACTGTTACTTGTGTTGGGAGTTCCGAAGCTGGTGCTTCTTTGGATGGAAATGCCAGAGATG GGCCTGCAGTGCATCAGGATTGCAGCTTGTCTATTACTCCCCTGAAAATTCTGGGTGAACCTCATGAGAAACTATTCCTGTGGGGTCACTCTGCCTGCACAGTGGATAGGAGAAACCGTGAAGAACTTCttgtttttggtggttttgGAGGAATGGGAAGGCATGCAAGAAGAAATGACTGTTTacttcttgatccatcattCTGCACGTTAGAGACTATTGCTGTCAGAAGTGCTCCATCTCCACGAATGGGCCATACAGCATCAGTGGTTGGAGATCAAATGTTTGTCATTGGTGGCCGGACTGATCCATTGAATATTCTAAGTGATGTATGGGTCTTCAACACAGCTACTAATGAATGGAAATTGTTAAACTGCAATGGTCATGTATTTCCTCCAAG GCATCGCCATTCAGCGGCTGTTTTAGGTTTGAAGATTTTTGTATATGGTGGAGTGAACAATGAATCAATCTGTTCATCCTGCTTTATCTTGGATACAAGCAATCTATGCTGGGAAGAATGTGCGGTAGGTGGGGATCAGCCATGTGCTCGTCATTCACACTCTATGGTGGCATACGGATCAAAGGTTTTCATGTTTGGAGGATATGATGGTGAAAAAGCATTGGGAGATTTACACAGCTTTGACATTCAGGCATGTGCTTGGCAAAGGGAGAAGACATTGGGCAAAGGACCACATGCGAGGTTCTCTCATTCAATGTTTGTCTACAAGCATTATATAGGCATCATTGGCGGTTGTCCTGTCAAACAGCATCTTCAAGAGTTGTCACTGCTTGATCTGCAGCTGCAAAGCTGGAAGCTTGTGACACTCAATTCGGTCAGCAGATATTTGTTTGTGCGTACTACAGTGAACATCGTCGGCGATGATCTTGTCGTGATTGGGGGTGGGGCATCTTGTTATGCATTTGGAACAAATTTTAGTGAGCCCATGAAAATTAACCTGATCCGCTTAGATAGCTCAAGTCACAGTAGGCTGTCTGATGGAGACAAGCACCCTTGCCGTCAAGGAGAGGTAACTGAGGAAATACATGGTCTGCATCAGGGTCAAGGTCTACGACTTAAGCATGCTCAAAGTTTAGGTGAGAATTCTGACTTAAAATTTGAAGAAGCAATTAATATGGTAGGACCTCAGACAAATCCCATGAATTGGCTTCTACAAGTTGAAAGAAACCTTGCAAAGCTAGCAAAGGACTTATTGAAGAAGTTTGGATGGTTGGATATGGGGAGGAAGGTATATGCCTGTGAGGATGGGACACATATTTGTTTCCCTGTGACTGAAAAATTTTATGCTCTGTATGAGAAACAGGATCATCGAGCAGATGTTTTTGAGGAGCTAAATGTGCTCTGTTCTTCAAAACAACCATTAGAATCAGATGTCTTGTTGAATCAGAATCGCTGGTCAGCTGCCTTGAATCTTTTAAAGCAAGGTGGTGCAAGTACGCTGGTTGATAGAATTGGAGAAGTCAGAAAAGTTGCTAGATCTCCATATGTTGTGATGAGGGAAGCAGTTGCTGTGCTAGTTAAGCAGAGAGGGTTATCGGAAGAACTTCTTGAGCAGCTTCCCACAAG ATGGGAACGGCTGGGAGATATTGTTGTTCTTCCAGAAACATCCTTCAAGGATccaatttgggagacaattggTGAGGAGCTTTGGCCCATTATTGCCAAAGTCCTCAATACTCGTCGCCTTGCTCGCCAG GGCTATGTTGCACGTACTTCTACAAGGGACAGTGCTCTGAAGATCCTCTTTGGTGATGATGGTTGGGTTGCCCACCGTGAAAATGGTATCTTGTATTCTTTTGATGCCACTAAGTGCATGTTCTCGTGGGGCAATCTTTCCGAGAAGCTTCGCATGGCTTGTCTAGATTGTCGAGGTGAAGTTGTTGTTGATTTGTTTGCTGGAATTGGATACTTTGTGTTGCCCTTCCTTGTTAG cctaGCGTAA
- the LOC115725904 gene encoding tRNA wybutosine-synthesizing protein 2/3/4 isoform X2: MEFEKRKAAALASLGCSETDKSPKGSLDAPIVPLLTTINHHPSYFTTSSCSGRISILSQPPAAAAAKNKKARGGTWLYISHDPADPDSVLSSLFPAEPRPNQCDSSELVFRFEPLIVAVDCRDLSAAQLLVSTAIACGFRESGITSASKRVIVAIRCSIRMEVPLGDTREIVVSREYVKFLVGVANEKMEANRRRTEKFHQTLRTIWSSEGEVNGAGDEKTESVSRDAESLKECECETVTCVGSSEAGASLDGNARDGPAVHQDCSLSITPLKILGEPHEKLFLWGHSACTVDRRNREELLVFGGFGGMGRHARRNDCLLLDPSFCTLETIAVRSAPSPRMGHTASVVGDQMFVIGGRTDPLNILSDVWVFNTATNEWKLLNCNGHVFPPRHRHSAAVLGLKIFVYGGVNNESICSSCFILDTSNLCWEECAVGGDQPCARHSHSMVAYGSKVFMFGGYDGEKALGDLHSFDIQACAWQREKTLGKGPHARFSHSMFVYKHYIGIIGGCPVKQHLQELSLLDLQLQSWKLVTLNSVSRYLFVRTTVNIVGDDLVVIGGGASCYAFGTNFSEPMKINLIRLDSSSHSRLSDGDKHPCRQGEVTEEIHGLHQGQGLRLKHAQSLGENSDLKFEEAINMVGPQTNPMNWLLQVERNLAKLAKDLLKKFGWLDMGRKVYACEDGTHICFPVTEKFYALYEKQDHRADVFEELNVLCSSKQPLESDVLLNQNRWSAALNLLKQGGASTLVDRIGEVRKVARSPYVVMREAVAVLVKQRGLSEELLEQLPTRWERLGDIVVLPETSFKDPIWETIGEELWPIIAKVLNTRRLARQGYVARTSTRDSALKILFGDDGWVAHRENGILYSFDATKCMFSWGNLSEKLRMACLDCRGEVVVDLFAGIGYFVLPFLVRAQAKLVYACEWNPHAIEALRQNLQANSVDDRCVILEGDNRITAPKGVADRVCLGLLPSSEGSWVTAIRALRKEGGTLHVHGNVKDSEESTWAEYVSRLVHDIAKTEGHPWEIVIEHVERVKWYAPHIRHLVIDVRCRHIQS; encoded by the exons ATGGAGTTTGAGAAGAGGAAAGCGGCGGCGCTCGCGTCCCTCGGCTGCTCCGAGACCGACAAGTCGCCGAAGGGCTCGTTGGACGCTCCCATCGTCCCTCTCCTCACCACCATCAACCACCACCCTTCCTACTTCACGACCAGCTCCTGCAGCGGCCGCATCTCCATCCTCTCCCAAcctcccgccgccgccgccgccaagaATAAGAAGGCTCGCGGCGGGACCTGGCTCTACATCTCCCACGACCCCGCCGATCCCGACTCTGTGTTGTCTTCGCTTTTCCCGGCCGAGCCTCGGCCGAACCAGTGCGACTCGTCCGAGCTGGTGTTTCGGTTCGAGCCGCTCATCGTGGCGGTCGATTGCAGGGACTTGAGCGCGGCGCAGCTGCTGGTGTCCACTGCCATCGCCTGCGGGTTCCGGGAGTCGGGGATCACCAGCGCGAGCAAGAGGGTGATCGTCGCCATCCGGTGTTCGATTCGGATGGAAGTGCCGTTGGGAGATACGCGGGAGATTGTAGTGTCGCGTGAGTATGTGAAGTTCCTCGTCGGAGTGGCGAACGAGAAGATGGAGGCGAACAGGAGGAGGACCGAGAAGTTCCATCAAACGTTGCGGACGATTTGGAGTTCAGAGGGCGAAGTTAATGGTGCTGGTGATGAGAAGACTGAGAGTGTGTCAAGGGATGCTGAGAGTTTAAAAGAGTGTGAGTGTGAGACTGTTACTTGTGTTGGGAGTTCCGAAGCTGGTGCTTCTTTGGATGGAAATGCCAGAGATG GGCCTGCAGTGCATCAGGATTGCAGCTTGTCTATTACTCCCCTGAAAATTCTGGGTGAACCTCATGAGAAACTATTCCTGTGGGGTCACTCTGCCTGCACAGTGGATAGGAGAAACCGTGAAGAACTTCttgtttttggtggttttgGAGGAATGGGAAGGCATGCAAGAAGAAATGACTGTTTacttcttgatccatcattCTGCACGTTAGAGACTATTGCTGTCAGAAGTGCTCCATCTCCACGAATGGGCCATACAGCATCAGTGGTTGGAGATCAAATGTTTGTCATTGGTGGCCGGACTGATCCATTGAATATTCTAAGTGATGTATGGGTCTTCAACACAGCTACTAATGAATGGAAATTGTTAAACTGCAATGGTCATGTATTTCCTCCAAG GCATCGCCATTCAGCGGCTGTTTTAGGTTTGAAGATTTTTGTATATGGTGGAGTGAACAATGAATCAATCTGTTCATCCTGCTTTATCTTGGATACAAGCAATCTATGCTGGGAAGAATGTGCGGTAGGTGGGGATCAGCCATGTGCTCGTCATTCACACTCTATGGTGGCATACGGATCAAAGGTTTTCATGTTTGGAGGATATGATGGTGAAAAAGCATTGGGAGATTTACACAGCTTTGACATTCAGGCATGTGCTTGGCAAAGGGAGAAGACATTGGGCAAAGGACCACATGCGAGGTTCTCTCATTCAATGTTTGTCTACAAGCATTATATAGGCATCATTGGCGGTTGTCCTGTCAAACAGCATCTTCAAGAGTTGTCACTGCTTGATCTGCAGCTGCAAAGCTGGAAGCTTGTGACACTCAATTCGGTCAGCAGATATTTGTTTGTGCGTACTACAGTGAACATCGTCGGCGATGATCTTGTCGTGATTGGGGGTGGGGCATCTTGTTATGCATTTGGAACAAATTTTAGTGAGCCCATGAAAATTAACCTGATCCGCTTAGATAGCTCAAGTCACAGTAGGCTGTCTGATGGAGACAAGCACCCTTGCCGTCAAGGAGAGGTAACTGAGGAAATACATGGTCTGCATCAGGGTCAAGGTCTACGACTTAAGCATGCTCAAAGTTTAGGTGAGAATTCTGACTTAAAATTTGAAGAAGCAATTAATATGGTAGGACCTCAGACAAATCCCATGAATTGGCTTCTACAAGTTGAAAGAAACCTTGCAAAGCTAGCAAAGGACTTATTGAAGAAGTTTGGATGGTTGGATATGGGGAGGAAGGTATATGCCTGTGAGGATGGGACACATATTTGTTTCCCTGTGACTGAAAAATTTTATGCTCTGTATGAGAAACAGGATCATCGAGCAGATGTTTTTGAGGAGCTAAATGTGCTCTGTTCTTCAAAACAACCATTAGAATCAGATGTCTTGTTGAATCAGAATCGCTGGTCAGCTGCCTTGAATCTTTTAAAGCAAGGTGGTGCAAGTACGCTGGTTGATAGAATTGGAGAAGTCAGAAAAGTTGCTAGATCTCCATATGTTGTGATGAGGGAAGCAGTTGCTGTGCTAGTTAAGCAGAGAGGGTTATCGGAAGAACTTCTTGAGCAGCTTCCCACAAG ATGGGAACGGCTGGGAGATATTGTTGTTCTTCCAGAAACATCCTTCAAGGATccaatttgggagacaattggTGAGGAGCTTTGGCCCATTATTGCCAAAGTCCTCAATACTCGTCGCCTTGCTCGCCAG GGCTATGTTGCACGTACTTCTACAAGGGACAGTGCTCTGAAGATCCTCTTTGGTGATGATGGTTGGGTTGCCCACCGTGAAAATGGTATCTTGTATTCTTTTGATGCCACTAAGTGCATGTTCTCGTGGGGCAATCTTTCCGAGAAGCTTCGCATGGCTTGTCTAGATTGTCGAGGTGAAGTTGTTGTTGATTTGTTTGCTGGAATTGGATACTTTGTGTTGCCCTTCCTTGTTAG GGCTCAGGCTAAGCTAGTATATGCCTGTGAGTGGAACCCTCATGCCATTGAGGCGCTTCGTCAGAATTTGCAGGCCAATTCGGTTGATGATCGCTGTGTCATACTTGAAGGAGATAATCGGATCACAGCACCCAAG GGAGTTGCTGATCGAGTGTGTCTTGGTCTCCTTCCATCGAGTGAGGGCAGTTGGGTAACTGCTATAAGGGCATTAAG GAAGGAAGGCGGCACGCTACATGTGCATGGAAATGTAAAGGATTCAGAGGAGAGTACATGGGCGGAGTATGTTTCACGATTAGTGCATGACATTGCTAAAACCGAAG GACATCCTTGGGAAATTGTAATAGAACATGTGGAGAGAGTGAAGTGGTATGCACCGCACATTCGCCATCTTGTTATCGACGTTAGATGCAGACATATTCAGAGTTAG